A region of the Streptomyces sp. NBC_00442 genome:
CGGACTCATGGGCATCTGGTCGTCGGTCCTGTTCGGCTCGGGCGGCGCGGTGCAGAACCAGCGCTGGCTGGGCACCCTGGAAGTGCTGGTCCTCTCGCCGACCCGCCTCCCGCTCGTCCTGCTGCCGATCACCCTGGCCACCGCGGTCGTCGGCACGTACTCCATGGTGGCGACCGTGCTGTGGGGACGGCTCCTGTTCGGGGTCCCGCTGAGCTTCGCGCACCCCGTGCTCTTCCTGGTCGCGGTGCCGGTGTGCGTCCTCGCGCTCGGCATGATGGGGCTGCTGCTCGCCGCGGCCTTCGTGCTGTTGCGCAACGCCAACGCCCTCGCGAACCCGCTGGACGCGCCGATCTGGCTGCTCTCCGGAATGCTCCTCCCGATCACCGTCCTGCCGGCGTGGACCCGGCCCATCTCCTGGGCGCTGCCCACCACTTGGGGCTCGCGGTCGGTGCACGCCGCCACCTCCGGCGGTGACGTGCTGACCCCGATGGGCATCGCGCTCGCCCTCGGCGCGCTCTACGCGCTGCTCGCGGTCGCCGTCCTCGGCCGGGTCGAACACCGCGCCCGCGCCGCCGCCTCGCTCGCCCTCGCCTAGGAGACAGCCGACATGCGTCAACTCATCCGTACCGGGCGCCTGGTCGTCGTCGGCGGGACGATCTCGTACCGGGCCCTGTTCAACTGGACGACACCGCCCATGTTCATCGGGACCCTGCTGGTCGGGCCGGTCCTGCAACTTCTCTTCTTCGTCTTCCTCGGACGGGAACTCGGGGTCGCCGACGACCGTTTCCATCTCGTGGGAAACGCCGTCCTCGCATCCTCCACCGCATGCGTGTACGGCGGCACGATGGCCGTCGCGAACGAACGGCGGTACGGCACGCTGGGGGCCGTGCTGCTCTCACCGCGGGGCCGCGCGCCCCTCTGGTTCGGCCGCGCCCTGCCGTACGTGGTGAACGGCCTGGCCGTCAGCGCCTTCACGCTCACCGCCGCGTGCCTGGTGCTCGGCCTGAGCCTGCCCGTCGCCGCCCTGCCGGGGCTCGCCCTGGTCGTGGCCGCCGTCGCCTGCTCGGTGTTCGGCCTCGCCCTCGGCGCCCTCGGCCTGCGCTTCAGGGACGTGTTCCTCGTATCCAACGTGGCCAGTTCCGCCCTGCTGCTGCTCACCGGGGCCAATGTGCCCCGCTCGTCGCTGCCCGGATGGATGCGTACGGCGGGTGACGTACTGCCGCTCACCCATGCCGTCGACGCGGCCCGGCTGCTCGCGGCCGGCCGGGGCATCGCCTGGGGCCCGGTCGGCGCGGAGTGCGCGGTCGGCGCGGGGTACGCGCTGCTCGCGGTGGGGCTGCTCGTCCTGTTCGAGCGGGGCAGCAGGCGGCGGGCCACGCTCGATGTGATGTGACGCCCGGTGCGGATGTGACGCTCGACGCCTCGTGGGGAGGGGATTCGGGCCTCACGGAGAGAGGGATCTGGCTGAAATGCGCATGATCGGGTGACCGTTCACCCGGTGTTCGCCGCGATGCGGCCCCCGCTCCGCCCGGGGGCGTCGCACCGTGACGAGGATCGCGCCCATGAACGCACTGGGAGGGACCGAGGCGGGGCCGGCCGTCTTCGCGGGAACGGTGTTCGTGCTGTTCGGGAGCGCTCTGCTGCTGTGGACGGCGTCCTGCGCGCACCGCCGCACTCCGGTCGCCCACGGCGTGTCACCGGTGACCTCCGCCGTGCTCGCCGGCGCCTTTGGTGTCGCATTCCTCCTGCTTGGCGTCTGGTGCTTCACCCGCATCCAGGGAACTTTCTAGACCGAAAGGGGATGAAACGCTTTTCGGAAGGCTTCGGGACGGTCCGGGCGGCAGGATCTCGGTAAGTCGGGTTACCGTTCGAGTGGCCGCTGCGGGCTTTTGCCGTTTGACACGGGGGCGGGTTGTACCGTCACACTCCGCAGCGTCACGTACTGACACCCGAGTGCCGACCGGAGAGAAGAGCGAAGTTGTCCCCGACCAGCGAGACCGCAAAGGGCGGCCGCCGACTCGTCATCGTCGAGTCTCCTGCCAAGGCGAAGACGATCAAGGGCTACCTCGGCCCCGGTTATGTCGTCGAGGCGAGCGTCGGGCACATCCGCGACCTGCCGAACGGCGCCGCCGAGGTGCCCGAGAAATACACCGGCGAGGTGCGCCGGCTCGGCGTGGACGTCGAACACGACTTCCAGCCGATCTACGTCGTCAACGCCGACAAGAAGGCCCAGGTCAGGAAGCTCAAGGAGCTCCTCGCCGAGTCCGACGAACTGTTCCTCGC
Encoded here:
- a CDS encoding ABC transporter permease — translated: MRQLIRTGRLVVVGGTISYRALFNWTTPPMFIGTLLVGPVLQLLFFVFLGRELGVADDRFHLVGNAVLASSTACVYGGTMAVANERRYGTLGAVLLSPRGRAPLWFGRALPYVVNGLAVSAFTLTAACLVLGLSLPVAALPGLALVVAAVACSVFGLALGALGLRFRDVFLVSNVASSALLLLTGANVPRSSLPGWMRTAGDVLPLTHAVDAARLLAAGRGIAWGPVGAECAVGAGYALLAVGLLVLFERGSRRRATLDVM